A single window of Luteipulveratus halotolerans DNA harbors:
- a CDS encoding group II truncated hemoglobin, giving the protein MTASEPPSLYDWAGGAEAFERLTSVFYDKVLRDDVVGPLFAHMSPDHPHHVALWLGEVFGGPARYTDELGGYPRMLAHHLDKAITEQQRRRWMDLLLDSVDEAGLPDDPEFRAAFVGYIEWGTRLARSNSQPGADVVREAPVPRWGWGVAPPYEG; this is encoded by the coding sequence ATGACGGCGTCCGAGCCGCCCAGCCTGTACGACTGGGCCGGCGGCGCCGAGGCGTTCGAGCGGCTGACCTCGGTGTTCTACGACAAGGTGCTGCGCGACGACGTGGTCGGCCCGCTGTTCGCGCATATGAGTCCGGATCACCCGCACCACGTCGCGCTGTGGCTGGGTGAGGTCTTCGGCGGTCCGGCGCGCTACACGGACGAGCTCGGCGGATATCCGCGGATGCTCGCCCACCACCTCGACAAGGCGATCACCGAGCAGCAGCGCCGCCGGTGGATGGACTTGCTCCTCGACAGCGTCGACGAGGCCGGACTGCCGGACGACCCCGAGTTCCGCGCGGCGTTCGTCGGCTACATCGAGTGGGGCACCCGCCTGGCGCGGTCCAACTCACAGCCCGGTGCCGACGTCGTACGCGAGGCGCCCGTGCCCCGCTGGGGCTGGGGAGTCGCGCCGCCGTACGAAGGCTGA